The following are from one region of the Andrena cerasifolii isolate SP2316 chromosome 1, iyAndCera1_principal, whole genome shotgun sequence genome:
- the Surf1 gene encoding surfeit locus protein 1, with product MKLTVIKIFKRLGDEFNLNVVQFLNKEHSLRSFCNITNSQKSGKTKIPKPNLRVPNRNKKNSYELAGRVGPYGYFLLSIPIATFLLGTWQVQRRRWKLDLLANMSARVTHKPIELPTKLEELASKEYYPVKVKGTFMYEKEFLVGLRTLIVDGKAADSSFMGGKDIQKGYCVITPFKLSDQDLTILVNRGWIPKQLRNPVTRQESQIKEEVEITGILRLNESRPSFFPKNSPKDDIWYYRDVNAMAQKAETAPVYIELVRDKSFSKYPTGGQTIVKLRNEHLSYIFTWYCLSALTSYMWYKQIFKRVAVLR from the exons atgaaattaacagtgattaaaatttttaaacgattagGGGATGAATTTAACCTTAATGTAGTGCAGTTCTTAAATAAAGAACACTCTTTACGATCGTTCTGTAACATAACAAATAGTCAGAAAAGTGGTAAAACGAAGATACCTAAGCCTAACTTGCGcgtacccaatagaaataagaaGAATTCTTATGAATTAGCAGGAAGAGTCGGACCTTATGGGTATTTTTTGCTG AGTATACCGATCGCTACATTTTTACTTGGTACATGGCAAGTTCAAAGGCGTAGATGGAAATTAGATCTACTTGCAAATATGAGCGCACGTGTTACTCATAAACCCATTGAACTACCAACAAA ATTAGAGGAATTGGCGTCCAAAGAATATTATCCCGTTAAAGTGAAGGGAACATTTATGTATGAAAAAGAGTTTCTGGTAGGCCTTAGGACTCTGATAGTAGATGGTAAAGCTGCAGACAGCAGTTTTATGGGAGGTAAAGACATTCAAAAGGGATATTGTGTCATTACACCCTTTAAATTGTCTGATCAAGA TTTGACAATCTTAGTAAATCGTGGGTGGATTCCGAAACAACTTAGAAATCCAGTTACGAGGCAAGAGAGTCAAATAAAAGAGGAAGTAGAAATTACAGGGATTTTGAGATTGAACGAATCAAGACCATCATTTTTCCCTAAAAATTCTCCAAAGGACGATATATGGTATTACAG AGATGTGAATGCAATGGCTCAGAAAGCCGAAACGGCTCCCGTATACATAGAACTGGTCCGCGATAAGAGTTTCTCCAAATACCCAACAGGTGGTCAGACGATAGTGAAGTTGAGAAACGAGCATTtaagttacatttttacatggTACTGCCTTTCTGCGTTGACTTCGTACATGTGGTATAAACAAATCTTTAAAAGAGTAGCGGTTCTACGTTAA
- the Rpl14 gene encoding ribosomal protein L14 isoform X1 produces MPFQRFVESGRVAYVSDGLHHGKLVTIVDIIDQNRVLVDGPASNVPRCEMRLRQLHLTKFRLRFPYTGSTRVVRKAWETANISELWKQTMWARKVEAKKKRMELSDFDRFKLRKARQIRNKLRTDAFYRLKKKVKKTKAAAATKKVEKK; encoded by the exons ATG CCGTTCCAGAGGTTCGTAGAATCCGGCCGCGTTGCGTACGTGAGCGACGGGCTTCATCATGGCAAACTCGTCACAATTGTGGACATCATTGACCAAAATCGG GTACTGGTCGATGGACCTGCGTCGAATGTCCCCCGTTGCGAGATGAGATTACGTCAGCTCCACCTAACTAAATTCCGCTTACGTTTCCCATACACTGGATCTACCCGTGTTGTGCGCAAAGCATGGGAAACAGCAAATATAAGTGAACTGTGGAAACAAACTATGTGGGCAAGGAAGGTCGAAGCTAAGAAGAAG CGTATGGAACTCAGCGACTTCGATCGCTTTAAATTGAGGAAAGCAAGACAGATCCGAAACAAGTTGAGGACGGACGCATTTTACAGATTGAAAAAGAAAGTTAAGAAAACAAAGGCCGCAGCAGCAACTAAAAAAGTGGAgaagaagtaa
- the LOC143378656 gene encoding KIF-binding protein → MDAHLDVYLKMRCKFRASQKLLRDSRKCGTESETSLLMYQATMILRTIETDVADIMTDMSEERTEKEIMTFALMHVNLGLVYIDAEDFKAAEEQFMKYLNLVKGKEQQQELVIPVLSTLNHLGLIWTTWNQPAKAKMFLDKAEQIYKDFTSSDNGCKVPIPMEWNFTIEETDSNLSSTEILEGSYTCTLYYLAQVYKALNDHCNSAVYCHMTLSRQLGRNGIAPDLDYIEWALNAATLSQYLLKNNLFSARHHLAAASYVLQQYETILKGKTESNGDSEELAAEWENFKHRRADVARCWAKYGILLMSESRNNLLEDDETEEKSDQSEDADSSKSKLTNDLIFDVLEKEIESIASQVTDKYLLDFDDARPVFLNVQQWLKQAKEYYTLECHASDYISIVQDVSQAYKYLAFFEEHEDRRAKMHKRRIDVLESAVKELNPHYYKAACRQIWLELAETYSDILDIKLDRLESFNNAVTSQAFGKINHLARGSIQNLQLFIGSLEEHDSEPGMKEFPDDVMAPALRSYFYLGILYQKMITHDKKEQLINTENSINAYKFVIDYCDKYPKATEMMKVKLSHCNELVTLLKIKIDKLKLETSN, encoded by the coding sequence ATGGACGCGCATCTAGACGTGTATCTGAAAATGCGATGTAAATTCAGAGCCTCGCAAAAGCTATTGCGTGATAGTAGAAAGTGCGGTACGGAGAGCGAAACGAGCTTGCTGATGTACCAAGCGACAATGATTCTGAGAACGATAGAAACCGATGTAGCCGATATCATGACAGATATGTCAGAGGAACGAACAGAAAAAGAGATCATGACATTCGCATTGATGCATGTGAATCTTGGTTTAGTATACATTGATGCGGAGGACTTTAAAGCAGCTGAAGAGCAGTTCATGAAATATCTGAATTTGGTGAAAGGCAAAGAACAACAGCAGGAACTAGTTATACCAGTATTAAGTACTCTGAACCATTTGGGCCTTATATGGACCACATGGAATCAACCAGCGAAGGCTAAAATGTTTTTGGATAAAGCCGAACAGATCTACAAGGATTTCACGAGCAGTGATAACGGGTGCAAGGTTCCTATTCCTATGGAATGGAATTTCACTATCGAAGAAACCGACTCTAACTTGAGCTCTACAGAGATACTCGAAGGAAGTTACACATGTACTTTGTACTACTTAGCTCAGGTGTACAAAGCTTTAAACGATCATTGCAATTCTGCAGTATATTGCCATATGACTTTAAGCAGGCAGTTAGGTCGTAATGGCATCGCACCAGATCTGGATTATATCGAATGGGCATTAAACGCAGCGACATTATCGCAATACCTTTTGAAAAACAATCTTTTCTCGGCAAGGCATCACCTGGCAGCTGCGTCTTACGTATTACAGCAATACGAAACTATACTGAAAGGGAAAACTGAAAGTAACGGGGATAGCGAGGAGCTCGCAGCTGAATGGGAAAACTTTAAGCACAGACGTGCTGATGTTGCTAGATGTTGGGCTAAATATGGAATCTTGCTTATGAGCGAGTCAAGAAATAATCTTTTGGAGGACGACGAAACAGAGGAAAAGAGCGATCAGTCGGAGGATGCAGATTCGTCGAAATCAAAACTAACCAATGATTTAATATTTGATGTCTTGGAGAAAGAGATAGAGTCAATTGCAAGCCAAGTTACAGACAAGTATTTGCTAGACTTCGATGACGCCAGGCCAGTCTTCCTAAATGTTCAGCAATGGCTGAAGCAAGCGAAAGAGTATTATACTTTAGAGTGCCACGCATCCGATTACATATCGATCGTGCAAGATGTCTCTCAGGCTTACAAATATTTGGCGTTCTTTGAAGAGCACGAAGATAGGCGGGCAAAAATGCACAAAAGAAGAATAGATGTTTTGGAGTCTGCTGTCAAAGAATTAAATCCTCACTATTATAAGGCTGCTTGTAGGCAGATCTGGCTTGAATTGGCAGAAACGTACTCGGACATCCTTGACATAAAGCTGGATCGTTTAGAGTCATTTAATAACGCGGTCACGTCCCAAGCATTTGGGAAAATTAATCATTTGGCCAGAGGTTCTATACAAAATTTGCAACTCTTTATCGGTTCCTTGGAGGAACACGATTCTGAGCCAGGGATGAAAGAGTTCCCCGATGACGTGATGGCGCCAGCTTTGCGTTCGTACTTCTATCTCGGTATATTGTACCAGAAAATGATAACCCACGATAAAAAAGAGCAATTGATAAATACGGAGAACAGTATTAACGCGTACAAGTTTGTAATAGATTATTGCGACAAGTATCCTAAAGCAACGGAGATGATGAAAGTTAAATTATCTCATTGCAATGAATTAGTAACTTTGTTAAAGATAAAAATAGATAAGTTAAAACTAGAAACGTCAAATTAA